A single window of Pseudomonas lijiangensis DNA harbors:
- a CDS encoding TetR family transcriptional regulator, whose amino-acid sequence MVRRTKEEAQVTRSQILQAAEQAFYERGVARTTLADIATLAGVTRGAIYWHFTNKAELVQAMLDSLKEPLEDMAQASEDENEVDPLGCMRKLLIRLFHDIAVDPKTRRINEILFHKCEFTDEMCDFRRQRQANTILCHERIRIALSNAVRRGQLPASLDVTRAAVSLFSYINGVMYQWLLVPESFSLSGSAEQLVDSCMDMLQYSPALRA is encoded by the coding sequence ATGGTCCGCCGCACCAAAGAGGAAGCCCAGGTTACTCGCAGCCAGATTCTGCAGGCTGCCGAACAAGCCTTCTACGAGCGGGGCGTTGCCCGCACGACGCTCGCCGATATCGCGACGCTTGCTGGCGTGACGCGCGGAGCTATCTATTGGCACTTCACCAACAAGGCTGAACTGGTGCAGGCGATGCTCGACAGCCTGAAAGAACCGCTCGAGGACATGGCCCAGGCCAGCGAGGATGAGAACGAAGTGGATCCTCTGGGCTGTATGAGAAAACTGCTGATTCGTTTGTTTCATGACATTGCAGTCGATCCGAAAACCCGGCGCATCAACGAAATCCTTTTTCATAAGTGCGAGTTCACGGATGAAATGTGTGATTTTCGGCGTCAGCGTCAAGCCAACACCATTCTGTGTCATGAACGTATCCGCATCGCGTTGAGTAATGCCGTTCGCCGTGGGCAATTGCCTGCGTCACTGGACGTTACACGCGCTGCGGTCAGCCTGTTTTCCTATATCAATGGCGTCATGTATCAATGGCTGCTGGTGCCCGAAAGCTTTTCGCTGTCCGGGAGTGCCGAGCAACTCGTCGACAGTTGCATGGATATGTTGCAGTACAGCCCTGCCTTGCGGGCCTGA
- a CDS encoding efflux RND transporter periplasmic adaptor subunit, producing MQFKPAVTVLVTAVALATLLSGCSKKEEAAPPAQIPQVGVVTLKAQPYALTTELPGRTTAFRVAEVRPQVNGIILKRLFTEGGDVKAGQQLYQIDPSLYEATATSAHATLQSARSLADRYKQLVNEQAVSRQEYDTAVASSQEAQAALQTAQINLRYTKVLAPISGRIGRSAVTEGALVSSAQTEAMATIQQLDPIYVDVVQSSANMLKLRSDLESGKLQKAGDNAAKVKLTLEDSSVYPLEGKLEFSEVSVDQGTGSVTLRAVFPNPEHRLLPGMFVHAQLQAGVSAQAILAPQQGVTRDQKGTPTALIVNKDNKVELRTLVAKRTVGSEWLIEEGLNAGDRVITEGLQYVKPGAEVKVAEATNVKGANPAPAPATEKAAGSKGE from the coding sequence ATGCAATTCAAGCCAGCTGTTACCGTTCTGGTCACTGCCGTCGCCCTGGCAACACTGCTCAGTGGCTGTAGTAAGAAGGAAGAGGCGGCACCGCCGGCTCAGATCCCTCAGGTCGGTGTCGTAACCCTCAAAGCCCAGCCTTATGCACTGACCACAGAGCTTCCTGGCCGGACCACCGCCTTCCGTGTGGCCGAAGTACGCCCACAGGTCAACGGCATCATTCTCAAGCGCCTGTTCACTGAAGGTGGCGATGTAAAAGCCGGCCAACAGCTGTACCAGATCGACCCGTCACTCTATGAAGCAACCGCCACCAGCGCCCATGCCACTTTGCAGTCGGCCAGATCCCTGGCGGATCGCTACAAGCAACTGGTGAACGAGCAAGCGGTGAGCCGTCAGGAATACGACACGGCCGTGGCCTCCAGCCAGGAAGCCCAGGCTGCTCTGCAGACCGCCCAGATCAACCTGCGCTACACCAAGGTGCTGGCGCCGATCTCCGGTCGCATCGGTCGCTCCGCAGTGACCGAAGGCGCGCTGGTCAGCAGTGCCCAGACAGAAGCCATGGCTACCATCCAGCAACTCGACCCGATCTACGTCGACGTGGTGCAGTCCTCGGCCAACATGCTCAAGCTGCGCTCCGACCTCGAAAGCGGCAAATTGCAGAAGGCAGGCGACAACGCCGCCAAGGTCAAGCTGACTCTGGAAGACTCCAGTGTCTATCCGCTGGAAGGGAAACTGGAATTCTCTGAAGTCTCGGTTGATCAGGGCACAGGTTCCGTAACCCTGCGCGCTGTCTTCCCGAACCCGGAGCATCGTCTGCTGCCAGGCATGTTCGTTCACGCCCAGTTGCAGGCCGGTGTCAGCGCCCAGGCCATTCTCGCGCCGCAACAAGGTGTGACCCGCGACCAGAAAGGCACGCCAACGGCCCTGATCGTCAACAAGGACAACAAGGTTGAACTGCGTACCCTGGTTGCCAAACGTACCGTGGGCAGCGAATGGCTGATCGAAGAAGGCCTGAACGCCGGCGACCGTGTCATCACCGAAGGCCTGCAGTACGTCAAGCCGGGCGCTGAAGTGAAAGTTGCAGAAGCGACCA